In Francisella hispaniensis FSC454, a genomic segment contains:
- the trpR gene encoding trp operon repressor — translation MNTYNNGWQQLINILSENSDSQDISIICDFLLTKEEKEQLSKRVLLTKELIRKAKSQREISKEIGISICTVTRCSNALKDCSTRVKEIFSENIKKIGE, via the coding sequence ATGAATACTTACAATAATGGTTGGCAGCAATTAATTAATATTTTATCTGAAAATTCAGATTCACAAGATATTAGTATAATTTGTGATTTTTTATTAACTAAAGAAGAGAAAGAACAATTAAGTAAAAGAGTTCTTTTAACCAAAGAACTTATAAGAAAAGCTAAATCTCAAAGAGAAATATCTAAAGAGATAGGTATTAGTATTTGTACTGTAACTAGATGTTCTAATGCTTTAAAAGATTGTTCTACAAGGGTAAAAGAAATATTTAGTGAAAATATTAAAAAAATAGGTGAATAA
- a CDS encoding anthranilate synthase component 1 produces MSVKEPEKFLASHIYNIDYQEDLNKCFANLCTNKKNTILLESAEIDTKDKLKSILVLNSALRIACIENKVFMKPLSKNGEYALKEIQKNIKDGVEYIYNNKQLILTFKSIKDYQLNEHQKLKKQSVFDALRIIKDSFEIYNEFSIFLAGLFAYDVVASFENIGKVKRKNKCPDYVFYLADTILVSDHQEQKTFIQVNSFGHQTITDLEDSVAAIKQNINNDIELKVEKFKNLEPKESVNDRDFCNIVDKLKSHIINGDIFQVVPSRSFFLPCQNSLEVYKELKRTNPSPYMFYMQDEDFILFGASPESALKYQKSTNQVEIYPIAGTRRRAKNIDGSINADLDSRIELELRLDAKENAEHMMLVDLARNDVARISKTGTRYVADLLKVDRYSHVMHLVSRVVGQLADDLDALHAYQASMNMGTLTGAPKIKAMQLISEVEKHTRGGYGGAIGYFNGYGDLDSCIVIRSAYVEDQIAEIQAGAGVVLDSIPIAEADETRTKAQAVISAIKNVHGV; encoded by the coding sequence ATGTCAGTTAAAGAGCCAGAAAAATTTTTAGCATCGCATATTTATAATATAGATTATCAAGAAGATTTAAATAAGTGCTTTGCTAATTTATGTACAAATAAAAAAAATACTATTTTATTAGAATCAGCAGAAATAGATACAAAAGATAAACTCAAAAGTATCCTAGTGCTTAATAGTGCGTTGCGTATAGCTTGTATTGAAAATAAAGTTTTTATGAAACCATTATCTAAAAATGGTGAATATGCTCTAAAAGAAATACAAAAAAATATCAAAGATGGTGTTGAATATATATATAATAACAAACAATTAATATTAACTTTTAAATCAATAAAAGATTATCAGCTTAATGAACATCAGAAATTAAAAAAACAGTCAGTTTTTGATGCCTTAAGAATTATAAAAGATAGTTTTGAAATATATAATGAATTTAGTATTTTTTTGGCAGGCTTATTTGCTTATGATGTTGTTGCTAGCTTTGAAAATATAGGCAAAGTAAAACGTAAGAATAAATGTCCAGATTATGTGTTTTATCTTGCTGATACAATACTTGTAAGTGATCATCAAGAGCAGAAAACATTTATTCAAGTTAATAGTTTTGGTCATCAAACAATAACAGATTTAGAGGATAGTGTTGCTGCAATTAAACAAAATATAAATAATGATATAGAGTTAAAAGTTGAAAAGTTCAAAAATTTGGAACCTAAAGAATCAGTAAATGATAGAGATTTTTGTAATATAGTAGATAAGCTTAAATCACATATTATCAATGGTGATATATTCCAAGTTGTACCTTCACGAAGTTTCTTTTTGCCATGTCAAAATTCTTTAGAAGTTTATAAAGAACTTAAGCGCACAAATCCTAGTCCATATATGTTTTATATGCAAGATGAAGATTTTATCCTTTTTGGAGCATCGCCAGAGAGTGCTTTAAAGTATCAAAAATCTACTAATCAAGTAGAAATATATCCTATAGCAGGTACACGTAGAAGAGCTAAGAATATTGATGGAAGTATCAACGCAGATTTAGATAGCAGAATAGAATTAGAACTTAGATTAGATGCTAAAGAAAATGCAGAACATATGATGCTTGTAGATTTGGCTCGCAATGATGTTGCAAGAATATCAAAAACTGGTACTCGCTATGTTGCAGATCTTCTAAAGGTTGATAGATATAGTCATGTTATGCACTTAGTATCTAGAGTGGTAGGTCAGCTTGCTGATGATTTAGATGCTTTGCATGCTTATCAAGCTTCTATGAATATGGGTACATTAACAGGTGCACCAAAGATAAAAGCGATGCAGCTAATATCAGAAGTTGAAAAACATACTAGAGGTGGGTATGGTGGAGCTATAGGTTATTTTAATGGTTATGGTGATTTAGATAGTTGTATAGTTATACGTTCTGCTTATGTAGAAGATCAAATTGCTGAAATTCAAGCGGGTGCAGGCGTAGTTTTGGATTCTATACCTATAGCAGAAGCTGATGAAACTAGAACAAAGGCACAAGCTGTAATATCAGCTATCAAAAATGTACATGGAGTGTAG